A single region of the Rhodococcus sp. W8901 genome encodes:
- a CDS encoding DUF4287 domain-containing protein, giving the protein MTEPVKGPASYFPSIEKKYGKPISEWKDLIRGSDLTKHMELVNWLKSEHGLGHGHANALVAHTLQEGAGS; this is encoded by the coding sequence ATGACCGAACCGGTGAAGGGTCCCGCGTCCTACTTTCCGTCGATCGAGAAGAAGTACGGGAAGCCGATCAGCGAGTGGAAGGACCTCATTCGCGGCTCCGACCTGACCAAGCACATGGAACTGGTCAACTGGCTCAAGTCCGAACACGGGCTGGGCCACGGTCACGCCAATGCGCTTGTCGCACACACGCTGCAGGAGGGCGCCGGCAGCTGA